A genome region from Miscanthus floridulus cultivar M001 unplaced genomic scaffold, ASM1932011v1 fs_894_1_2, whole genome shotgun sequence includes the following:
- the LOC136533470 gene encoding UPF0481 protein At3g47200-like, protein MDQDGGWGPCEFQMASWPVQEPAAEAWSPAAGLPVEYASIDMFGSCSLPAYVPHSWGGQHLVDYHYSAASLPNWHAAEVTEGQNSQETGISSNKQVVNLHSGEMKISNDSRASGVFEQVECEIEADINMMKKKMHRYPPSLHALEERYTVPRYVAIGPYHHHRVHLRKAEKVKHAAAIRCVRESGHLLEELFSAVASTADKVRRLYDKDVMAGMGDDDFRHMMFFDACFLVQYMLMQSGIQIDRSLRGLLGPNRIDILHDVMLLENQLPWEVVKTVMMFRSVHLGTFIYRYMKGYLQDRKFPKERVPPALNKDYKPPHLLGLLRYYTVGRTSDTISTTVKPKNRTPISVSAIELAKIGITLKANKTMDLIDMGLKHKWTLFAELSVAPLAPLDRDRASYLVNMVALELCTVKSFSKAPVEDSVVCSYLLLLAMLVNREEDVQELRARGLLKGGGGLTNEEALHFFTSFQSLRVMRGIEIYKENRRMQTKLYAFCYNNKKIIAAVLTGIGVLVGIIGTLLSIKKSF, encoded by the coding sequence ATGGACCAAGATGGAGGATGGGGACCTTGTGAGTTTCAGATGGCGAGCTGGCCCGTTCAAGAACCAGCTGCCGAAGCTTGGTCTCCTGCTGCTGGCCTCCCAGTGGAGTATGCGTCTATTGACATGTTTGGTTCCTGTAGCCTCCCAGCATACGTGCCTCATTCATGGGGTGGGCAGCATCTCGTTGACTACCACTATTCTGCAGCCTCACTGCCAAACTGGCACGCCGCAGAAGTGACTGAAGGGCAGAATAGTCAGGAAACCGGGATCTCTAGCAACAAGCAGGTTGTCAATTTGCATAGTGGAGAAATGAAGATCTCTAACGACAGTCGAGCTAGTGGGGTGTTCGAGCAAGTCGAGTGTGAGATTGAGGCTGATATCAACATGATGAAAAAGAAGATGCATAGATACCCTCCAAGCCTCCATGCACTTGAAGAACGTTATACCGTGCCACGATATGTGGCCATCGGACCTTACCATCACCACCGAGTCCACCTCAGGAAGGCGGAGAAGGTGAAGCATGCTGCTGCCATACGCTGCGTCAGGGAATCTGGCCACTTACTGGAGGAGCTGTTCTCCGCAGTTGCCTCCACTGCAGACAAAGTCCGCCGCCTCTACGACAAGGATGTGATGGCAGGTATGGGCGATGACGACTTCCGACACATGATGTTCTTTGATGCTTGCTTCTTGGTGCAGTACATGCTTATGCAGAGTGGTATACAAATTGATCGGAGTTTGCGCGGTTTGTTGGGCCCTAACCGCATCGACATCCTTCATGACGTCATGCTACTTGAGAACCAACTCCCATGGGAAGTGGTCAAAACGGTAATGATGTTCAGATCCGTGCACTTGGGGACCTTCATCTACAGGTATATGAAAGGCTATCTGCAGGACCGTAAGTTTCCCAAAGAAAGGGTACCTCCTGCATTGAATAAAGACTACAAACCCCCACATCTACTTGGCCTTCTCCGGTACTATACGGTTGGAAGAACCAGCGACACTATCAGTACAACAGTGAAACCCAAGAACAGGACGCCGATTTCAGTCAGTGCCATTGAGCTTGCCAAGATCGGCATCACGCTCAAAGCCAACAAGACAATGGACCTCATTGACATGGGCCTCAAACACAAATGGACCCTCTTCGCCGAGCTCTCCGTGGCGCCCCTGGCGCCCCTGGACCGTGACCGTGCAAGCTACCTCGTCAACATGGTGGCTCTCGAGCTATGCACGGTCAAGAGCTTTTCAAAAGCTCCGGTAGAAGACTCCGTTGTCTGCTCCTACCTTTTGCTCTTGGCCATGTTGGTAAACAGGGAGGAGGATGTGCAGGAGCTACGGGCGCGGGGTCTCCTgaagggaggaggagggctcacCAATGAGGAGGCGCTCCACTTCTTCACAAGCTTCCAAAGTCTACGCGTCATGCGAGGCATCGAGATATACAAGGAAAACAGGCGGATGCAGACCAAGCTGTATGCGTTTTGTTACAACAACAAGAAAATCATCGCCGCGGTTCTCACCGGCATCGGTGTACTTGTCGGGATCATAGGGACACTCCTGTCAATCAAGAAATCCTTTTGA